The following proteins are co-located in the Palaemon carinicauda isolate YSFRI2023 chromosome 30, ASM3689809v2, whole genome shotgun sequence genome:
- the LOC137623700 gene encoding coiled-coil domain-containing protein 167-like, whose amino-acid sequence MVEKSEVRRRNTSVMSQLEDTSREIKECYERLDFIETRLRKRYYPNEEKKLLEKEVKDIKTHLSQHERDLRVLRGENRVAMILSVLLLALGLMIYFLYGLLFSS is encoded by the exons ATGGTGGAAAAGAGTGAAGTTCGCCGTCGTAATACATCAGTAATGAGTCAGCTTGAAGACACATCACGGGAGATAAAAGAATGTTACGAAAG ATTAGACTTCATCGAAACGCGGTTACGGAAACGTTATTAtcctaatgaggaaaagaaattgtTAGAAAAAGAAGTCAAGGACATTAAGACACATCTTTCTCAGCACGAAAGGGACCTTAGAGTACTGCGAGGAGAAAATCGTGTAGCCATGATTCTGTCTGTGTTGTTGTTAGCACTAGGActtatgatttattttctatatggATTATTGTTTTCAAGCTGA